Proteins encoded by one window of Chroococcidiopsis sp. TS-821:
- the dacB gene encoding D-alanyl-D-alanine carboxypeptidase/D-alanyl-D-alanine-endopeptidase: MKLKYISLLLLLLFAQSIQSAIAQTQPAIEQESQQQLCPTQMGTAIEQITNRPQFSRLRWGILIQTLTTARNLYSQDAQKYFIPASNTKLLTTAAALQRLGAQFQIRTSVYASGDSLRIVGRGDPSFTDTQLQALAQQLSRRGIRQVNQLIADDGYLRNAIVNRTWEWEDVQVDYGAPVGNFILNQNAVELKLLPQQIGQPLRVQWIDPTEAIWWRVENESLTVPAGETTTISVSRDLKGAVLQITGNLSVDAEPQSVNLAVVEPTEHFLRHFRRALAKAGITTQQTVVTRTNQENIQELAAVISPPLAQLLLETNQNSNNLYAEALLRAIAAQASSDTENNGLEIVRTTLTTLGVDPNGYVLVDSAGLSRHNLVSPEAIVQTLRAMASSKVYRNSLPVAGISGTLKSRFQNTPAQGIVQAKTGTMSGIVALSGYLNATNYEPLVFSILVNQSDLPATTIRQAIDEIVVLLTRLHRC, encoded by the coding sequence GTGAAGCTTAAGTACATTAGCTTACTACTTCTACTCCTCTTTGCCCAAAGCATTCAATCTGCAATTGCCCAAACACAGCCCGCAATTGAACAAGAATCTCAACAACAGCTTTGCCCTACACAAATGGGAACAGCGATTGAACAGATTACCAATCGTCCGCAATTTAGTCGATTGCGCTGGGGAATTTTGATTCAAACACTCACTACTGCACGCAATCTTTATAGCCAAGATGCGCAAAAGTATTTTATTCCGGCTTCAAACACCAAGTTACTTACAACTGCAGCCGCTTTGCAGCGACTAGGCGCGCAATTTCAAATTCGTACTTCAGTTTATGCTAGTGGCGACAGTTTGCGAATCGTCGGGCGCGGAGATCCGAGTTTCACTGATACCCAGCTACAAGCATTAGCCCAACAGTTAAGTCGTCGCGGTATTCGCCAAGTTAACCAACTCATTGCTGATGACGGTTACTTGCGCAATGCAATCGTCAATCGTACCTGGGAATGGGAAGATGTACAGGTAGATTACGGCGCGCCAGTTGGCAACTTTATTTTGAATCAAAACGCAGTAGAGCTAAAGTTATTGCCGCAACAGATCGGTCAACCGTTACGGGTACAATGGATCGATCCTACCGAAGCGATATGGTGGCGGGTTGAAAATGAGTCTTTAACGGTTCCTGCGGGAGAAACAACGACAATCAGTGTTAGTCGTGACTTAAAAGGTGCAGTTCTGCAAATTACAGGTAACTTGAGTGTCGATGCTGAACCGCAATCAGTCAATCTAGCAGTCGTTGAACCGACAGAACATTTTTTGCGACATTTCCGGCGCGCGCTAGCAAAAGCAGGAATTACGACTCAACAAACCGTTGTCACGCGTACAAACCAAGAAAATATTCAGGAACTAGCCGCAGTTATATCACCACCATTGGCACAACTTTTGCTCGAAACAAATCAAAATAGCAATAATCTCTATGCTGAGGCATTATTGAGAGCGATCGCTGCTCAAGCAAGTAGTGATACAGAAAATAATGGTTTAGAAATTGTTCGTACTACCCTAACAACCTTAGGCGTCGATCCCAACGGATATGTGTTAGTCGATAGTGCTGGTTTATCGCGTCACAATTTAGTCAGTCCAGAAGCGATCGTGCAAACGCTAAGGGCGATGGCGAGTTCCAAGGTTTATCGGAATTCCTTACCTGTTGCTGGTATCAGCGGTACTTTGAAAAGCCGCTTCCAGAATACACCCGCGCAAGGTATTGTGCAAGCAAAAACTGGCACGATGAGCGGTATTGTTGCTTTATCAGGATATCTCAATGCGACTAACTATGAGCCGTTAGTTTTCAGTATTCTTGTTAATCAATCGGATTTACCAGCAACAACGATTCGGCAAGCAATTGATGAGATAGTAGTACTTTTGACTCGTTTGCATCGGTGTTGA
- the ilvB gene encoding biosynthetic-type acetolactate synthase large subunit yields MSLEAEPRLKPEISASPIKAPKRATGAYALIDSLKRHGVTHIFGYPGGAILPIYDELYRAEAAGGIQHILVRHEQGAAHAADGYARATGKVGVCFGTSGPGATNLVTGIATAHMDSIPMVVVTGQVPRGAIGTDAFQETDIYGITLPIVKHSYVVRDPKDMARIVAEAFYIASSGRPGPVLIDVPKDVGLEEFDYVPVEPGSVKLPGYRPTVKGNPRQIMQAIELIRQARQPLLYVGGGAIAANAHAEVKQLAELFHIPVTTTLMGIGAFDENHPLSVGMLGMHGTAYANFAVSECDLLICVGARFDDRVTGKLDEFASRAKVIHIDIDPAEVGKNRTPDVPIVGDVRNVLKDLLHRIHAAGISGTPNQTQEWLNRINRWREEYPLVVPHYDHSIAPQEVIFEVGRQAPDAYYTTDVGQHQMWAAQFLKNGPRRWISSAGLGTMGFGLPAAMGAKVALPDEQVICISGDASFQMNLQELGTLAHYGINVKTIIINNGWQGMVRQWQQAFYGERYSSSNMEPAMPDFELLAKAYGIKGMVIRTRDELPDAIAEMLAHDGPVLVDAHVTRDENCYPMVAPGKSNAQMIGLPERPKEETVAELIYCSNCGAKNVSTNKFCPECGTKL; encoded by the coding sequence ATCTCCTTAGAAGCTGAACCTCGGCTGAAGCCCGAAATTTCAGCATCGCCGATTAAAGCACCAAAAAGAGCAACCGGTGCCTATGCTCTAATTGACAGTCTCAAGCGTCACGGAGTTACGCATATTTTTGGTTATCCTGGCGGCGCAATTCTACCAATTTACGATGAACTGTATCGCGCCGAAGCCGCTGGCGGAATTCAGCACATTTTGGTAAGACACGAACAAGGGGCAGCTCATGCAGCCGACGGCTATGCTCGTGCTACAGGAAAAGTGGGAGTCTGCTTTGGGACTTCAGGTCCTGGGGCGACAAACTTGGTGACAGGAATTGCCACCGCACACATGGACTCGATCCCGATGGTCGTTGTTACGGGACAAGTACCGCGCGGAGCTATTGGTACGGATGCGTTTCAAGAAACTGATATTTACGGCATCACGTTACCCATAGTTAAGCACTCGTATGTCGTGCGCGATCCCAAAGATATGGCGCGCATCGTTGCCGAAGCCTTTTACATTGCCAGTTCTGGACGCCCAGGACCTGTTTTGATCGATGTCCCGAAAGATGTTGGTTTAGAAGAGTTTGACTACGTTCCTGTCGAACCAGGAAGCGTTAAGCTACCAGGGTATCGTCCAACGGTCAAGGGAAATCCGCGGCAAATTATGCAAGCGATCGAATTGATTCGTCAGGCACGGCAGCCGCTATTGTATGTAGGCGGTGGTGCGATCGCTGCAAATGCCCACGCTGAAGTGAAACAACTCGCTGAGTTATTTCATATTCCTGTAACAACAACGCTGATGGGGATCGGTGCATTTGACGAAAACCATCCGCTATCGGTTGGAATGTTGGGAATGCACGGTACAGCATATGCGAATTTTGCAGTCAGCGAATGCGACCTGCTGATTTGTGTTGGCGCAAGATTTGACGACCGCGTTACAGGTAAGTTGGATGAATTCGCTTCGCGCGCTAAAGTCATTCACATTGATATCGACCCAGCAGAAGTCGGTAAAAACCGCACGCCCGATGTACCTATTGTCGGTGACGTACGCAACGTTCTCAAGGATTTATTGCACCGCATTCACGCTGCGGGAATCTCTGGTACGCCCAATCAAACGCAAGAATGGCTCAATCGCATTAACCGCTGGCGCGAAGAATATCCTTTGGTCGTCCCACACTACGACCACAGTATCGCGCCGCAAGAAGTGATTTTTGAGGTTGGTCGCCAAGCCCCAGACGCCTATTACACAACCGATGTCGGTCAGCACCAAATGTGGGCAGCACAATTTTTGAAAAATGGTCCGCGTCGTTGGATTTCCAGCGCCGGATTAGGAACAATGGGCTTCGGCTTACCTGCTGCCATGGGTGCAAAAGTCGCATTACCCGATGAGCAAGTGATTTGTATTAGTGGCGATGCAAGTTTCCAAATGAATCTCCAAGAGTTGGGGACTTTAGCACATTATGGCATTAATGTCAAGACAATTATTATCAACAATGGTTGGCAAGGCATGGTGCGTCAATGGCAACAGGCGTTCTATGGCGAACGTTACTCTTCCTCAAATATGGAACCGGCGATGCCAGATTTTGAGCTATTGGCAAAAGCATATGGTATCAAAGGGATGGTGATTCGCACTCGCGATGAATTGCCAGATGCGATCGCCGAAATGCTAGCGCATGACGGTCCAGTTTTAGTCGACGCTCACGTTACCCGCGATGAAAACTGCTATCCTATGGTTGCCCCAGGTAAGAGCAATGCTCAAATGATTGGCTTACCCGAACGCCCCAAAGAGGAAACAGTAGCTGAACTGATCTACTGCAGTAACTGCGGTGCAAAAAACGTCAGCACAAATAAATTCTGTCCAGAGTGCGGTACTAAGTTGTAA
- a CDS encoding MFS transporter — protein MFPIEEPPDFGRGFRALLKNQPFMLMWIGQLFSQIADKVFFVLLIALLGKYQTTPGMENSMRSTLMLAFTLPAIFFGSAGGIFVDRYQKKPILVAADIARGILTIAIPWLPREFLILLILTFIISTVTQFFAPAEQAAIPLLVRRENLMAANALFATTTMGALIVGFAIGEPLLSLARDWNAEYGGEVLVGGLYLLSGVIMQLVTFREKAPADIKLRTVHPWSDFKAGLRYLQRNRLVWNAMLQLTLLYSVFAALTVLTIELAAEIGLRETQFGFLLAASGVGMVLGAGVLGHWGDRFHQKPLPLYGFLSMAFVLAVFTFISSLALGLGLSALLGLGASLIGVPMQTLIQQQTPAEMHGKVFGFQNNAVNIALSLPLAITGPLADTLGLRTVLLGMSIFVVIIGFWAWKNTRGTLRDVL, from the coding sequence ATGTTTCCGATTGAAGAACCACCCGATTTTGGTAGAGGATTTCGCGCCTTACTTAAAAATCAACCTTTCATGTTGATGTGGATTGGGCAGTTATTTTCTCAAATCGCCGACAAAGTTTTCTTTGTGTTGCTGATTGCGCTGTTGGGAAAATATCAAACAACGCCAGGCATGGAAAACTCGATGCGATCTACACTCATGCTGGCATTTACGCTACCCGCAATCTTCTTTGGCTCGGCTGGCGGAATTTTTGTCGATCGCTATCAAAAAAAACCTATTCTTGTCGCTGCGGATATCGCGCGTGGTATTCTCACAATCGCGATTCCATGGTTACCAAGGGAATTTTTAATTTTGTTGATTCTGACGTTCATTATCTCTACAGTGACGCAGTTTTTTGCACCTGCAGAACAAGCCGCGATTCCGCTACTGGTAAGGCGAGAAAATTTAATGGCAGCAAATGCTTTATTTGCGACAACAACAATGGGAGCGTTAATCGTCGGCTTTGCGATCGGAGAACCTTTGTTGAGTTTAGCTCGTGACTGGAATGCCGAATATGGTGGAGAAGTGTTGGTTGGTGGCTTGTATTTGCTTTCTGGCGTCATTATGCAACTTGTCACCTTTAGAGAAAAGGCTCCTGCAGATATTAAGCTCAGAACGGTTCATCCTTGGAGTGACTTTAAAGCCGGCTTGCGCTACCTTCAACGCAATCGCTTAGTCTGGAATGCCATGCTGCAATTAACACTTTTATACTCAGTATTTGCGGCATTAACAGTTTTGACAATTGAGCTGGCAGCAGAGATTGGTTTAAGAGAAACTCAATTTGGTTTTTTATTGGCAGCTTCCGGAGTAGGGATGGTTTTGGGGGCAGGAGTTTTGGGGCATTGGGGCGATCGCTTTCACCAGAAACCTTTACCTTTGTATGGTTTTTTAAGTATGGCGTTCGTGCTGGCGGTGTTTACTTTTATCAGTAGTTTAGCGCTGGGTTTAGGTTTGAGTGCCTTACTTGGTTTAGGTGCATCACTGATTGGCGTACCAATGCAAACCTTAATTCAACAGCAAACTCCTGCAGAAATGCACGGTAAAGTGTTCGGATTTCAAAACAATGCAGTCAATATTGCCTTAAGCTTACCACTGGCAATTACTGGTCCCTTAGCAGATACCCTTGGCTTACGCACTGTATTGTTGGGAATGAGTATTTTTGTTGTTATTATTGGGTTTTGGGCATGGAAGAACACGCGCGGTACGCTCCGCGATGTGCTGTGA
- a CDS encoding diguanylate cyclase, with protein sequence MNSPMSQEVKVNTQSSSPDEIARLQALYQCHILDTAPEKAFDEITTLAAYICQTPVAHISLVDARRQWFKSKVGITATETPRRFSFCTHTISQSDIFIIPDTLADERFATNPFVTSDPYIRFYAGVPLTTVEGYNIGTLCVIDYVPRELTNAQVEALQKLAYQAMQLIELRRNLGELESSKTRHQKNKNSNSFLKNVAGFFGIASLILIVISFVSYRNLNGLIRTYNQATNSHEILEKLEAVVSQMKDVETGQRGYVITGQDNYLEPYNKATASIAQHLEELRYLLGGEPKYQPQLKKLESLIQQRIAFSQSVIDARRKFDFETARQLTLSGRGKHLMDEIRQIIHEIEQQENAILQQRSRKARTNSYLTVSAFTTGILLNFCLLSGVYYLTYREIHKRQRTELILEQERDFTSAVLNTSGALVLVTDTQGKIVRFNQACEKLTGYLFSEVRDKIFWDLVIPPEDVAQAIALFRQVQTEFPQQCESYWKTKNGDRRLIAWSNTTLLDADGVVEYIISTGIDITEQKQIEATLRQTNTLQTAILDSTSYTVISTSIDGTICTFNRAAEQLLGYSAEEIIGKTTPVIFHDIQEIVQRSQALSAQGIHVPLGFDVFVALARRGEIDEQEWTYIRKDGSRFPVLLSVTALRDIDGNITGFLGIGSDITERKQAVEALRTSEARLNFTLEAAQMGIWDWDMLTHQVTFSERLALIFGFPPATRCATYQDFINTIHLDDRAIVEQSIARAVEGDGNYQVEFRIFWSDGTIHWIGSQGRVYYDDTHQATRLVGVSMDITERKRTEQALQQANAKLTGWVRELEERNREITLLGEMSEILQACETVEEAYKTLPSLVQPLFPNLSGGIFLISASRNIVEAVATWGSISSSHVLFKSDDCWALRRGRLHYVENTHAGLVCQHLDGTSATVEYLCVPMMAQGEALGLLHLSCSELGLTQGKKQLAITVAEHIGWAIANLKLREKLQNHSIRDALTNLFNRRYMEESLERELFRCDRKQQPLGIVMIDVDHFKRFNDTFGHEAGDIVLREIGLFLQKNIRKSDIACRYGGEELVLILPESSLDVAQQRAEQIREGVKHLRIQHRQQLLGTVTLSLGIACFPQHGSTPEALIQAADAALYRAKATGRDRAVIA encoded by the coding sequence ATGAACTCACCAATGAGCCAAGAGGTGAAAGTTAACACTCAAAGTTCATCACCAGACGAAATTGCTAGGCTACAAGCCCTTTACCAGTGCCATATTCTGGATACGGCTCCTGAAAAAGCTTTTGATGAAATTACGACCTTAGCTGCATATATTTGTCAGACACCTGTTGCCCACATTAGTTTGGTCGACGCACGACGCCAGTGGTTTAAATCGAAGGTGGGTATAACAGCGACAGAAACTCCACGTCGTTTTTCTTTTTGTACGCATACTATCAGTCAATCGGATATTTTCATCATTCCAGATACGTTAGCAGATGAACGCTTTGCCACAAATCCATTTGTGACTTCAGATCCTTACATTCGCTTTTATGCAGGTGTACCTTTAACTACGGTTGAAGGTTACAACATTGGTACGCTATGTGTCATAGATTATGTTCCGCGAGAGCTCACTAATGCCCAAGTAGAAGCGTTACAGAAACTTGCGTATCAAGCTATGCAACTCATCGAGTTACGCCGAAATTTAGGAGAATTAGAAAGTTCTAAAACTCGACATCAAAAAAACAAAAACAGTAATTCTTTTCTCAAAAATGTTGCTGGCTTTTTTGGCATAGCTTCGCTGATTTTAATTGTTATTAGCTTCGTTTCTTATCGAAATCTCAATGGATTAATTCGTACTTATAATCAAGCAACAAACTCGCATGAAATTCTAGAAAAACTAGAAGCTGTAGTTTCCCAAATGAAAGATGTGGAAACGGGACAGCGGGGCTATGTTATTACTGGTCAGGACAATTATTTAGAACCATATAACAAAGCTACTGCCTCAATTGCTCAACACCTCGAAGAATTAAGATATTTATTGGGAGGCGAGCCAAAGTATCAGCCGCAACTGAAAAAACTTGAGTCACTTATTCAGCAAAGAATTGCTTTCAGTCAATCTGTAATTGACGCGCGAAGAAAATTTGACTTTGAAACAGCAAGACAGTTAACACTCTCAGGTCGCGGTAAACATCTCATGGATGAAATTCGCCAAATTATCCATGAAATTGAACAGCAAGAAAACGCAATTTTACAGCAGCGATCGCGTAAGGCACGAACAAACTCTTACTTGACAGTTTCGGCTTTTACGACTGGAATTTTACTTAATTTTTGCCTGCTTAGTGGAGTATATTATCTTACATATCGCGAGATTCATAAGCGCCAGCGAACTGAACTGATTCTCGAACAAGAACGTGACTTTACCTCAGCAGTACTTAATACAAGCGGTGCATTAGTTCTCGTGACAGATACTCAAGGTAAGATTGTTCGTTTTAATCAAGCTTGTGAAAAGTTAACAGGTTATCTTTTTAGTGAAGTTAGAGATAAAATTTTTTGGGATTTGGTTATTCCTCCAGAAGATGTGGCGCAAGCGATCGCGTTATTTCGCCAAGTACAAACTGAGTTTCCGCAGCAATGTGAAAGTTATTGGAAAACCAAGAATGGCGATCGCCGCTTAATTGCTTGGTCGAATACAACACTTCTTGATGCGGATGGAGTCGTCGAATATATTATCAGTACTGGTATCGACATTACCGAGCAAAAGCAAATTGAAGCAACTTTACGCCAAACCAATACGCTACAAACTGCGATTCTCGATAGTACAAGTTACACTGTTATTTCTACTAGTATAGATGGAACAATTTGTACGTTTAATCGCGCTGCTGAACAATTATTAGGCTACTCTGCTGAGGAAATTATCGGCAAAACAACACCAGTGATTTTTCATGATATTCAAGAAATCGTACAGCGATCGCAAGCGCTATCGGCACAGGGAATACACGTCCCTCTTGGCTTTGATGTGTTTGTCGCCTTAGCACGACGGGGAGAAATCGACGAACAAGAATGGACTTATATTCGTAAAGATGGTAGTCGCTTTCCAGTTTTATTGTCGGTCACAGCTTTACGCGACATTGATGGAAACATCACAGGATTTCTCGGAATTGGCAGCGATATCACCGAACGCAAGCAAGCCGTTGAAGCCTTACGCACGAGCGAAGCTCGGCTGAATTTTACTTTGGAAGCTGCTCAAATGGGAATATGGGACTGGGACATGCTAACGCACCAAGTCACTTTTTCTGAGCGGTTAGCATTAATCTTTGGTTTTCCGCCAGCTACTCGTTGTGCAACTTATCAAGATTTTATTAATACTATCCATCTTGACGATCGCGCAATTGTTGAGCAAAGTATCGCCCGTGCAGTCGAAGGAGATGGCAACTATCAGGTTGAGTTTCGGATTTTTTGGTCAGACGGTACTATACATTGGATTGGCAGCCAAGGTCGGGTTTATTACGATGACACTCATCAAGCAACGCGGTTGGTGGGTGTATCGATGGATATCACCGAACGCAAACGGACAGAACAAGCACTACAGCAAGCAAATGCAAAGTTAACTGGTTGGGTGCGCGAATTAGAAGAACGTAACCGCGAAATTACGTTACTCGGCGAGATGAGCGAGATTTTACAAGCCTGTGAAACTGTAGAAGAAGCCTACAAAACTTTACCCAGTTTAGTGCAACCTTTGTTTCCAAATTTATCGGGCGGCATTTTTCTGATTAGTGCCTCTCGGAATATAGTAGAAGCAGTGGCAACGTGGGGTAGTATTTCTAGCAGCCACGTGCTATTTAAATCAGATGATTGCTGGGCGCTGCGACGCGGGAGATTGCATTACGTCGAGAACACGCACGCAGGTTTAGTGTGTCAACATCTCGATGGCACTAGCGCAACTGTTGAATATCTCTGCGTACCAATGATGGCGCAGGGTGAAGCTTTGGGGTTATTGCATTTGAGTTGTTCAGAATTAGGGTTAACTCAAGGAAAAAAACAGCTAGCGATTACAGTTGCAGAACATATCGGGTGGGCGATCGCTAATTTAAAATTGCGCGAGAAATTGCAAAACCACAGTATTCGCGATGCATTGACAAATTTATTCAATCGCCGCTACATGGAAGAATCGCTGGAACGCGAACTCTTTCGCTGCGATCGCAAGCAGCAACCTTTGGGTATCGTTATGATCGACGTCGATCATTTTAAGCGCTTTAATGATACGTTCGGTCACGAGGCAGGTGATATTGTCTTGCGCGAAATTGGCTTGTTTCTACAAAAGAATATTCGGAAATCAGATATCGCTTGTCGCTATGGTGGCGAAGAATTAGTATTAATTCTCCCTGAATCTTCTTTAGACGTTGCTCAACAGCGGGCGGAACAAATTCGTGAAGGTGTTAAACATTTACGCATTCAACATCGCCAGCAGTTGTTGGGTACTGTAACGCTTTCGCTGGGAATTGCTTGTTTTCCGCAACACGGCTCAACTCCCGAAGCTTTAATTCAAGCAGCAGACGCAGCGTTGTACCGTGCTAAAGCTACAGGGCGCGATCGCGCTGTTATTGCTTAA
- a CDS encoding RidA family protein, whose amino-acid sequence MTRFFSRVFKLGRWLILSVCVSILLISLLGVDVQAAAKTAPWMVTFFGPPESPISSAVAVPPIKAYYWTSGTVPPVIDPNAPAGSRERYGDTKTQAIGTLERIQSLLQESGLSLSDVIYLRVYLVADPFKNNIVDYQGWFDAYAQFFNNPTNPVKVARSTLAVAGLVNPDWLIEIEAVAVYPKFGKSFPWYLLFH is encoded by the coding sequence ATGACGAGATTTTTTAGCCGAGTTTTTAAACTAGGACGCTGGTTAATTCTGAGTGTTTGTGTAAGCATACTTTTAATAAGTCTTCTTGGTGTTGATGTCCAAGCAGCCGCAAAAACGGCACCCTGGATGGTAACATTTTTTGGTCCCCCTGAGTCGCCCATTTCTTCGGCTGTTGCCGTACCCCCAATTAAGGCTTATTACTGGACAAGTGGTACAGTACCACCTGTGATAGATCCCAACGCACCAGCGGGCAGTCGCGAGCGTTATGGAGATACCAAAACGCAAGCAATTGGTACTTTAGAACGCATTCAGTCACTGCTACAAGAATCTGGTTTAAGTTTGTCGGACGTGATCTATCTTCGCGTTTATCTTGTCGCCGATCCATTCAAAAATAACATCGTCGATTACCAAGGTTGGTTCGATGCTTACGCGCAATTCTTTAACAATCCAACAAATCCTGTAAAAGTCGCGCGCTCAACGCTTGCAGTTGCAGGACTTGTTAATCCAGATTGGTTGATTGAAATTGAAGCGGTGGCAGTTTATCCAAAATTTGGTAAATCATTTCCCTGGTATTTACTATTCCATTAA
- a CDS encoding flavin monoamine oxidase family protein: MKRRDFITAVAASAGSAYAAMKALDLLEQPATAQPTLKEPFQLQRRGNRKRVIILGAGLAGMAAAYELGKVGYECVILEARSRAGGRCWTLRGGDKLTEITGTTQTIQFDRGLYFNPGPARIPYHHVTIDYCKELGVELEVIVNLSRQQYIYQENAGPLSEKKVHVREAVTDMRGYISELLAKSLNQNALNASLTTEDKERLIEFLRTYGGLDPDLFYKGSSRRGYAVPQGAGLQPGEVDDPYDLSALLQLGFAGNEVFEWGFDQQMTMFQPVGGMDQIAKAFERRVGNSINYEAVVKEIRKLSDGVGIVYTDKSGSQRRIRGDYCICTIPLSVLKDIPSDFSPDMKAAIASVSYAVTGKCGLQFNRRFWEEDENIFGGISWTNQDINQIWYPSNDYLSRKGVMLGYYNFGSVAATVGALSPTARVALALEQGSKIHPQYKNHFENGLALFWSNIPYSLGGWASYTTDVRAQYYPRLNEPDGNIYLAGEHLSYLTGWMAGALESARLVTAKINALA; encoded by the coding sequence ATGAAGCGAAGAGACTTCATAACAGCCGTTGCTGCGTCTGCGGGTTCAGCATATGCTGCGATGAAAGCTTTAGATTTGCTAGAACAGCCAGCCACAGCACAACCAACGCTAAAAGAACCATTTCAGCTACAGCGCCGAGGAAATCGCAAGCGCGTAATCATTCTCGGTGCGGGTTTAGCAGGAATGGCTGCGGCTTATGAGTTGGGCAAAGTAGGTTATGAATGTGTCATTTTAGAAGCGCGATCGCGTGCGGGTGGTAGATGTTGGACGTTGCGTGGCGGTGACAAACTCACCGAAATCACTGGTACAACCCAAACAATACAGTTCGATCGCGGTTTGTATTTCAATCCAGGTCCTGCGCGGATTCCCTACCATCACGTGACGATCGACTACTGCAAAGAACTTGGTGTTGAGTTAGAAGTTATTGTTAACCTAAGTCGCCAGCAATACATCTACCAAGAAAACGCAGGTCCTTTGTCAGAAAAAAAAGTTCACGTGCGCGAAGCCGTCACCGATATGCGCGGCTATATCTCCGAACTTCTTGCCAAAAGTCTCAATCAGAACGCGCTGAATGCATCTCTGACAACTGAGGATAAAGAAAGGTTAATTGAGTTTTTACGGACGTATGGCGGTCTCGATCCTGATTTATTTTATAAAGGGTCAAGCCGTCGCGGGTATGCAGTACCACAAGGTGCAGGCTTGCAACCAGGCGAAGTTGACGATCCTTATGATTTAAGTGCACTACTGCAACTTGGTTTTGCTGGTAACGAAGTATTTGAATGGGGCTTCGACCAACAAATGACGATGTTCCAACCTGTGGGTGGAATGGATCAAATTGCCAAAGCTTTTGAACGCCGTGTCGGTAACTCAATCAATTACGAGGCGGTTGTCAAAGAAATTCGCAAATTATCTGATGGCGTGGGAATTGTCTATACCGATAAATCAGGAAGCCAGCGCCGCATACGCGGAGATTATTGTATCTGTACGATTCCTTTATCGGTGTTGAAGGATATTCCTTCCGACTTTTCTCCAGACATGAAAGCTGCGATCGCCAGCGTCAGTTATGCCGTGACTGGTAAGTGTGGTTTGCAATTCAATCGCCGTTTCTGGGAAGAAGACGAAAATATCTTTGGTGGAATCAGTTGGACTAACCAAGATATTAATCAAATTTGGTATCCCTCGAATGATTATCTTTCTCGTAAAGGCGTGATGTTGGGGTATTACAACTTTGGTTCTGTTGCTGCTACTGTAGGTGCCTTATCACCCACAGCACGAGTTGCACTCGCCCTCGAACAAGGCAGTAAAATTCATCCCCAGTATAAAAATCACTTTGAAAACGGTCTTGCCCTTTTCTGGTCGAACATTCCCTATAGCTTAGGTGGATGGGCAAGCTATACCACTGACGTTAGGGCACAATACTATCCCCGACTCAATGAACCAGACGGCAATATTTACTTAGCCGGAGAACACCTCAGCTATCTTACTGGATGGATGGCGGGAGCTTTAGAATCAGCGCGTTTAGTCACCGCCAAAATCAACGCCTTGGCATAA
- a CDS encoding PepSY domain-containing protein: protein MRNLLAITLLTALSVGGLGVGTSVALSQSHIQLAQAGRWRSLAKISEAQARRTAESAIGGTASSVTLANRNGGLVYEVLVGDTRVIVDAGNGFVLYSENTNLERENNANDEDSFRPRSSIQIPDSYE from the coding sequence ATGAGAAATTTACTCGCGATAACTTTACTCACCGCCTTGAGTGTAGGTGGATTAGGTGTCGGTACTTCTGTTGCACTATCTCAAAGTCACATCCAACTAGCTCAAGCTGGAAGATGGCGATCGCTTGCCAAAATCTCAGAAGCACAAGCTAGAAGAACTGCAGAATCAGCAATAGGTGGTACAGCTAGCAGCGTGACACTTGCAAATAGAAACGGTGGCTTAGTCTATGAAGTCCTTGTTGGCGATACAAGAGTTATTGTCGATGCAGGTAATGGTTTTGTCCTCTACTCAGAGAATACAAATCTAGAGCGTGAAAACAACGCAAATGACGAAGATTCTTTTCGCCCGCGCAGCAGTATTCAAATTCCTGATAGCTACGAATGA